Part of the Amphiura filiformis chromosome 9, Afil_fr2py, whole genome shotgun sequence genome is shown below.
tttcctgaagtctGACATCTCTGATAAATAGCACTTCCCATGTTGGGACATGGGAAGTGTATTTTTCATACGGTACGGTACTACATTGTAAGTTAGGGAAGTTATTTCAACACAGCAACTTCCTTCAATTTGGCAGTGTTCTAAAATAGTCCTTGAACAAAATATTGTTTCATAAAATATTGTatataattgacttttttgtttgcaaaaatttgGTGATGGATGGCGAgatcaaaaattgggaaattggACTTGCATGTATCTACAAAAAAAGTTCATTTCAATAAAAACCATTCAAAATATATGTACGCCAAGTCTGTTCTGATCTGTAAACCTGGGTACAAAATAGCCTTTTTATGGAAAGGAGAACGTTTTTGTTTATTAATAATACCTCAAGGTTCGTCTATTATataggtatcacagggaaacctcagttaacacatttgttagtcagtcaaaatggcctaaaccggcaatacaaatttacattgaaattaaaaagctttttaagaaggaaaccttcataaatatgttgtctatacttcacttgacccaaatatatgattttttttggtgatgagagactcgcacatggaatttcagagagattttgatagcagttccattaaaaaaggtgctatcgtcatgagactaagatctagaaacacccccgtaatgctgttttggggaattttgctagcagaatctttttgatgaaagtcaatctttgacaagatgtaactttctgcttctgcttctgcttgaaTACTTTCCAACACTCCAAGTGGAGTCAAGCGGGAAGGAATCTAGTGTGTGCGCACTAGTGAAGACTGCTTTATAGATGCGTTTTAGGATGTGATCTTGTATGCTTTTCTTAAATGCTAATGGGTCTGGTTGCTGAGTAAGTGTTGCTGGTAGAGAATTCCACTCTTTGATAGTTCTTGGGTAGAAGGAGTATTTGAAAACGCCCTTGTTGACTTGTAATTCTTGATATGAATTTGCGTGGCTTCGTTTGGTAAGACGGTGGGTTGGTTGTAGTATGTTTTGTACTGGCAGGGCCAGATGACCCTCTCTGGCTTTCTGTAGTATGGAAAGTCTATCTATCTTCCTCCTGTCAGCAAGTGTCTCCATGTCTAAGTCTTTCATTAATTTGGTAACACTTGTGCGCTTGCTGTAGTCGCTCTTGATGAATCTTACTGCTCGACGCTGGATCGCTTCCAGTTGGTAAATTTGATCTTGGGTATAAGGATCCCATACAGCGGAGCAGTATTCGATGGTTGGTCTTATGAATGTCTTAAAAGCTGTGTGTTTGATGTCTTCAGTACAAGAACTGAGATTATGCTTTATGAAACCAAGTGCCCTATTACCTTTCGCTGATATCTGGTTTATGTgtttttccatttcaaatcctTTGTAATTTCTACTCCTAAATATTGATGTGAGTCAGTTTCCTGTAATATTGAACCTCCTAAGTTGTATttgtgtgtgaaaatgtgtttacgAGCATGGGTAATTTTCAAAGTGAAACATTTTGCTGTGTTAAATCTCATCTGCCAAGTCCTCTCCCATACTGACAAGGTATCAAGGTCTTTCTGCAAGGCTTCTGCATCGAGGTCATTTACTATTTCCCTATAAATCACACAATCATCTGCGACTTAACGCACTTGGGATGACAAGTTTTCAGGGAGGTCAtttatgaaaattaaaaataaaaggggGCCTAAGACCGTCCCTTGGGGAACACCTGAGCGCACTGGGACCCATTCAGAGTGGTCGCCACCCACGACGACTCTTTGTTTTCTTTGGGACAGGAAATTTGAAATCCAACGATTTGctactttgctacggaaagtgctatgacaaaaaggttttcagtgttggctttctttactcaagggctttaatttgatatataaaatgatgcagtttgatggcaaatttgaattcacctgggatACCTATATTATATAACTTCATGACGTGTTCGGTATATCAGTTGTGTTACGCGTCTTTATAGACGACAGTAATATATATTACAAGACTGATATTaaagtaggtatcccaggcaaaccttagttaacacatttgctagtcagcgaaattcgccgagaccggggcccaaacacaatgcatatttacatagaaatttgaatttttttcgagaataggtcggtgaaggaaacctacataaatatgttttttatacttcacttgacccaaatatatgattttttatggtgataatcaagtcgcacatttCTCTGTCTCATGGTCTTGCAAAAGAGTACtatactataatatttacagtaatttcttggccaaactggaacattcgcgttgcgtccatgttatgtagcgtactaagcgtgtacgcaatgtaaggcgcgtgtatgctttcttctgtaccacgctatattcgcgtgtgtttatcgcggagccactagcgtttatagtgttccagtttggccaagaaattactgtaaatattataccTACATGTACTACTCAGACATTTTAAATGTAACAAACCTGCCGAATTCTGCTTCCAATCTCATGAATCTCGGAATGCTAAGAATGTGGGCTTTCATTAGCATCGTAACCTTATAAAATAATAGTCTGATTTATGTAAGCtgatagaaaattaaattttgaatgTTACTTATTAAAATGGTCTCACCATGTTTAATTTACAAGAACCAAAGAGGAAAAAAACAGTTTCTTCTCAAATTCCGTCTGCTTTTTGTTGACGGATGCGGCCATAGACATCCTCTTTCGCTTAACTTCCTTCATAAGTCTAGTAAATATTTGATTTAGACAACTcttatgaaaacaaaatattattttaaaattaaaaaactaacttaaatttttttcttgattaatcaatgcaaatttttggatcacaaataaatattttggaattTATGTAAACTTTCTTGTGATTTTTTGTAGTGCTTGTATTCCAACTTTTtcaatctcatgaatattcaaatggcATTTCACCCTCCCTCTGTACGTGAGTGTAAacgtgggtgtggggtgtgtgtgttatTCGTTGTGTCATTccatttcatattttattattgcATTTTTTATACTTGAAAAGAAATTGAATGTTTGGTTATGtatttatttgtaatgtttgtttGTCCGGTGAAAGACGACAATGTccggggacaatgttcccggatgtccgaccgagtgattattttcattcattcattcaacaataattcaagctaattcattcattcaacaattcattcattcattcaacaattcattcattcattcattcattcattcattcattcattcaacaattcattcattcattcaacaattcattcattcattcaacaattcattcattcattcaacaattcattcattcattcaacaattcattcagtcattccagtggcgtagatttctttttgacatgggggtggcGTTGGAATTTTtttgaatgcagcaccttttgtcGATAAAGGGGCTgtgctgtacaataattatgggGAGGGTGAAATTGGGgccaaattgggatcccaaaattaccctttttttttttttttatggctaCCCAATGACCGCCTCTTTTTCTACAATAGCCGCAtcatcaaaatttaacaaaataatgctgaaactttcaaattctcttatttcaacaaatttttattggaaatttggaaaatttgggacaagaaaatataattttgctccatttttcaaaattttctacccgatgacccctatTTGagtatactcaatgacccccttttttcaaaatcttataccCAATGCAGTGGCGTGCCGTGGCTGCCCCTTCCCGGGGGCCACGAAGAaaagccaattttgccgccccttcctcaacagcccgaaaaggtttgaaaaaaagtgaagagcgaaaaaaaaaaaaaaaaaaaaaaaggatttataggcaCTACCGCCCCAAAAACAACACATTTTCATGTATCGTacaattttttctcattttccgcccttttttctttactaattctttttgactgccccttcttcttccgccgctcctctttttgccgccttcttcttcccgccgcccttcgattttgccgccctgctttgacccggggctggcgcccaaagccccccaaaatatgcgcatgcaatgaccccctttttcattttgtttgtactcaatgaccccctttttttaacgTTTTGTAGCCGATAGGCCCTACTTcgctggtaggcacatacccgtcacttctaaaattGAGTGCCCACCCCGGGGGTCAAACACCGTAGAAAAGCATTTAAACtcaaattttcccaggaaaatttgtggtcattgttTTCAGGTCCCCCTAGCtaggagggtcaacaattttaagggcccttttttgcatcagcgccccccccccatgtatttgtgaacggtccctaaaaccTCATGAATGATGAcgtttacttcattaatattcataaatatagtgATGCGTCAACAATACAAGTACTTACGATTTTATTTTTGAGACTGTGTTTTCGTTGTTAAAAATCTAATATTTTCATCATGCCTGATCATCTAGGGAGTGATATGAGAAAGACCAAAAATGAGGAGAGTGATGATAAGCCTATTCAAGGTAACATTTACAGGTTTTTTCCCAATGCATTAGaataaaaatatgatatgaaGTCGAGTTGTTGCTGACTCATGTACGGTAGCAAAATTCTGCACCCTTTCCTCATTCTTACCCGTCCCACTAGTTCTTTATTGAGGCatttgagggtaacaacttcagtggtCACATGGTCACATTTTTTAGTTTGGGACCctaaaaagggtacatttgtctCATTTTTTCGTTTATTTGCCATTCAAATGCTCATGTGTAGGTagaatcataaaattttgaactttagaatatctccttaaaaatgcaattaaatgaaagaTGGCAATTTTCTTTACAAAATGATGGTTCAACCATGTCTACAGgttaaataattacaaagttatgaccAAAAGTATGTCGCCTTTTTATTGccaaaatgtgcattggcaatTGCAATTTTTTGGATCACAAAAAGTTTGTTCACCTCCTAATCATGGCTTGCCATATAGCATGATTCGACATattcccattgaaacctgtgctaaattttaaatcattttagcTAAAATTCGCTTTACTTTCACGATGTCCAGTTGCTTGTGTGTGGTTATTTAGGCATCTGTGAGTACACCTTGATATAAGAGATTTTACAACATGGGATTTATGAAGAATAAAAATGAATGTTGAATTTTCCCCCATACTTTTACACAGTAAAGTACACTGCCAAATTTTGCTCACATGGCATGCCATGATGATATATTTTAGTATGCTATAAAGGGCTCCCTCTATAATCAATGATGTGAACATATCTATCATGTGATGCGATTAAAGCAAAAcgatcagtcggaactcggaaatattgattttgaatttgagATTATTTTATAGCCCAAACAAGCAAAGCAAAGGTAATATttcccttttgtttcctcttgttttgggaaATCTTTGCTATGTTGCATCCGAAAACGTCGGACTTCGttaggcatctgattgatgatgttaactaatatgttgtgatgacgtcaggtgttgtgacgtcagacggcgcaGCGAAGAATGTCTCGTAACGCTGGGTCCCATaaacgcaacgtagcaaagtgagttgcaaattttagttccagtattagatttaatttacaaaataatgttttgaactactggatgaataatctacaccgtCCAAGATGCACCTTGTACTATGACTATGTGTAAACgtaaaagtaagcatattaattaaataattaaatgccgactCTCATCAAAACGGGTTGATTtattggttgtgataactaatactaaataaagaaaataatagataattaataattaaaagtcacctcgtcctattatttaaaaaataaaatcttgaacggtaaactcagaatcaattgtGACGTGAAAGGCcctaatggggttttctgcaaaatgcagttttgtaaatgctttttactatcctgtaaggaactgaaaatttaatatttccgagttccgactgattttgcttgatcgcatcacatatttctcAAACAAGACATTGAGTATATTTAGTCTCATTTGGAAGATAATTTATTTCTTCAATAATATCTGCAAGGATATTGCCTTCATTTCTAGTTAACCTACAATAGAATATTCCAATATTCACATTAGCCCTTTTATGGTATTCCAATttacagacatgccaactagtacggtttcaccgtattttgtacggtaaaacgtgaaaaatacggtagtacggtcacctccaaaaaaatacggaattccagaattttgaccaaaataataaaatgttgtgtcttaaaaagataaacaattgcaagattagactaccgactgaattactggtatcatttgaccactttcttggtctgttaaagtggttgactacatcgtttttctctcaACTTTcgatcatgcatgcacattaaaaaattattatataataggcctacaagatgctttccgaaataattttcttctgacttgcagatttttcatgcacattaatattttttattaaccacctaatgctatgtcttctgaaggtatttagttaactatttagctcttttggtgcaaaagaataagcctacaaggtttccgacctccttttacttccgactttcgcaccatgcatgcacattaaagaaatatttaataggcctacaagatggtttccgaaataattttcttctgacttgcagatttttcatgcacattaatattttttttattagccacctaatgctatgtcttctgaaggtatttagttaactatttagctctattggtgcaaaagaataatcCTACAAGGTTtccaacctccttttacttccgactttcgcatcatgcatgcacattaaagaaatatttaataagcCTACatgatggtttccgaaataattttcttctgacttgcagatttttcatgcacaattgcacattaatatttttattagccacctaatgctatgtcttctgaaggtattagttaactatttagttctattggtgcaaaagaataagcctacaagaaggtttccaacctccttttacttccgactttcgcatcatgcatgcacattaaagaaatatttaataagcCTACatgatggtttccgaaataattttcttctgacttgcagatttttcatgcacattattatttttattagccACCTACATtgtaatgctatgtcttctgaaggtatttatttaactatttagctctattggtgcaaaagaataagccaaGAAGGTTTCTGACCTCCTTtcacttccgactttcgcacgatgcatgcacattaaagaaatatttataggcctatacaagatggtttccgaaagaATTTTCTcccgacttgcagatttttcatgcacattaatattttttattaagcatcttcatctaactgctacacatcatgctatgtcttctggaagtatttagttaactatttaggtctgcaaaagaataagccttcTAGATGCTTTCTGACTTTGTTTTCTAAATGGTGCACccagtggcacattaatatttttaatatttttctttactcCTGTCATGTAgtaatgttatcaatgcgcgattaattgcaatatgcgctcaaactagtaTCTGTGGCGTGGCGCTATGTCCGCAGAGATTTGCGTGgcgccatgattgcgaatgtattttattattgtaattcacttttgaatgtaatgtccgaccgtgatgtcgtaaaactatggaatgggaGAAAAGAGGAGAGAGAATGGTGAGAGGAATAAAAGGACTCTaactagtctaagaattatggtaaaacttcgcctgatggtgtgatttcatagttttattaagaagagAAGCCGGCAGCgaacgtaacatggtggcagcgaacgtaacatggtggcagcgaacgtaacatggtggcagcggaaaaagtaaatctacaggtacgccatttccaagaaatagcctaagaaagactcaaagaaatcaccaagaaaacatcaacgaagttttcaagaaagaaactggaaaattaccaaagaaaacatcaacaaagttttCGAAGAAAGAAACTTGAAAATCGACAAAGAAGGTCTCAAAGTCGCTAAAGACTAGTTCAGCTTTGAAGAAGAAACCTTCACTTCAGTGAGCTAGCcataagaagaaagaagaggacgcaGAACTGATTAACTGTTGTATTGGAAGCCCGCGGATTGGAAGAAAGAAGAGAGCGTCACAGATAGCTTCGCtacagaagaaagaagagaagaaaacAGAGTAGCTTCGTGACTGTATCATCATCAATTCCGTTCAAATACCAGAACTGTGAGATTTGATGCACATTAATACATTTTCATCGTTGGAATATATTGCTGATTTGTGTTCTTCTGGAAAAAGACAGGTGAATCGTGTTTTCATCAGTGGCAGTGTTGTCTACATGATCTATGCATCGGTATGGCAGATTGATGTGGAAAATGGATTACGAGAGGCTGTCTTCAGGTTTTAGCCTGCTTGGATTCCTTGCTAAATGACCAGACATTTGGTATGATATTTTGACTGTTGGCCTTTTTACTTGAAGACAATCAAGAGatgttcatattttcacagatgaaaatgatcagtaatatattataacatttaaacgAGGATTGTGCGATAGTGAAGCaagtattataaatattgcaaATGTACGTGCACAAATGAAAGGTACGTACAACGAAATgtgtatgcacatatcaaaattaaatgttgtatACATCATGCGTAGTAgaaatgtaggcctaacctaAGCTTACATAATGCACGCCAATCTTTGtggcattcaaaaatgttttgttgtgtaaagcataattatgtttaaaaacaaagataaacagcaatgaaacattatattgttttaatttagtaTTATCATGCACATGGACAAATGTGGGCAttatttcacatgcaaaaaatCCAGCCAGAGTACAAAAATGTGTGTAAGATTTTTATTGGATTGTTGTAATAAGCTGACGCGCTTTGGGATTGCAGCAGTAGTCAGTAAGTCAATCGAGTCGACATTTCtttaaaattgaaatgaagggataaagtaatataatatggtcgtcaaaaaactgttgtgtttaaaataagattttatcacaaaatgtgcGTATGATCAGGATTTCATGATGAATTTAAATTTCTGGACAAGCGTTTGGTATTGCAGCTATAGTGCGCAATTAGTCAAGCGACATTTCATATAAACATGGACATGTATAACTTAATTCATTATGTTTTGGAGAGATGGAAACTTGTGTGAGATTATCATTGGAGAAGAAATTTATCACATAAATGTTATTTGTATTTATGGCAAATGTACGTTTGGAGAATATTTTATATAATGAATTAAAACGTGCATTAAAAACAAATGTATGCATGAAATTATATTTATGCACACAAAAAGATGTAAATTTAACGCGatttaaatgtgcatttttgagatgattgacacaatcatataggagttcgggggtgtcatgtggtaatgttatcaatgcgcgactaattgcaatatgcgctcaaactagtacgcggcgtggcgcgctatgtccgcagatttgcgtagcgccatgattgcgaatgtattttattattgtaattcacttttgaatgtaatgtccgaccgtgatgtcgtaaaactatggattgggaaaaaagaggagagagaaATAAAAAGACTCTaactagtctaagaattatggtaaaacttcgcctgatggtgtgatttcatagttttattaagaagataagccggcagtgaacgtaacaACTCCATGCATAGATAACTGCTatacccagtacagtcttctaattggcattggcattaaactgttttatttttttttgaaaacattcatagaacaaaacccgatgttaggcctaCTGACTGATactatgatgatgattcagatgatgatcaatgattttctgaacttgaaagaTTTAACAAAGCATacttctaacaacattagaagtaacaaaacccaatgTTTCAAGAAATATGTCAATTTGTTTGGTTTACATACTTTacccaatttcgtgaggtcaaaggtcacatacaaggtcaaaggttgacttaggtcaccaaatcttttaacaattaatttttaattgtgcatcacatatccgacaatcagcttgatcagtcatgtaattaaggaaatatgatgactttaagatggccgctttccatgtaaagtatagcaaagtagcgcattcaatgagtgataactcgtaaaggaagcatctttctgtattgatttattactttttggtattgccaaatttgattgcaaattaaaggtgggcccctggacccgGCTATTCACGTGCTtggtcgcacaagtgctccctcgcaattatgtgttctacttttggggtttctggcgttggcaggtatgcaaaaggtacatttttaaaaaatacggttttagggtgcaaaatacagatttttgttcttctgagtacggaaatctggatttcaaagttggcatgtctgcaatTTATACCTTTCATGTGTACCGGTAAGTAATTAAACATAAAACAAGTGAACAACATTAATTTGCTGTATATGTCTGGCCCGGGTGTCTGGCATTACATAAAATCCACGCTGAAATGAGCTAAccgattttcaaaattcaaaaacattttctgaGTAAACAGACCATCCTCTTTTCATCTGTAATACATT
Proteins encoded:
- the LOC140160048 gene encoding uncharacterized protein, translating into MEKHINQISAKGNRALGFIKHNLSSCTEDIKHTAFKTFIRPTIEYCSAVWDPYTQDQIYQLEAIQRRAVRFIKSDYSKRTSVTKLMKDLDMETLADRRKIDRLSILQKAREGHLALPVQNILQPTHRLTKRSHANSYQELQVNKGVFKYSFYPRTIKEWNSLPATLTQQPDPLAFKKSIQDHILKRIYKAVFTSAHTLDSFPLDSTWSVGNSCSQVHSDADPVTK